Part of the Ornithinimicrobium flavum genome, GGCTCGCCCACCTCACCGAAGGGCCGGGCACCCTTCTCGGAGGAGGCCGTGCGGGCGCTGCTGCGCCACTCGCTGGGAAAGCTGGCCCGGGCGGCGACACGGCTGAGGGAGACGTCGTCCAGAGGGCACGGTGAGGCGACCACGACGACGTTGCCGAAGCGCCTGCCCTTGGCGACCTCGCGGAGCAGGAGGAGGCCGACGTGGGGGAGCCGGGTGCGCAGGGTGGCGGTCAGCCGGGACACCCAGCGCAGACCCGGCTCGTCGGAGGCGTTGACGAGGAGGAGCCCGTCCGGTGACAGCACCCGGGCCACCTGCGCCGCCCAGCGGGTGCCCGCGAGCTCTCCCGGCAGCTGACCCTGGTCGTAGGCGTCGACGACGACGACGTCGGCCGAGCCGTCGCGCAGGGCGGGCAGCCCCTCTGCCCGGTGACCGGCCGGACCCGGATCCGGTGACCGCGCGGCAGGGGCAGCTCGCGGCGCACCAGCTCGGTCAGCGCGACGTCCGGCTCCAGCACGATCTGTGGGCTGCCGGGGTGGGTGCGGTGCAGCCACCGGGCGAGGGTCATCCCCGCGCCACCGACGTGGGTAACGGCCAGAGGGGCGGGGTCGGGCCGCAGTGCCTGCAGCACGAGGGCGAACTGCTCGACGTACTCGAAGACGAGCAGCAGTGGGTCGTCCGGGTCGACGTAGGACTGGGGGAAGCCGTCGCGGACCACGGTGGCCCCGCCCCGTTCGTCCCAGACGACCGACACCTCAGATGTCGCGGAAGGTCTGGATCTGCGCGCCCAGCGCGTTGAGCCGGGTGGCGAGGTCCTCGTAGCCGCGGTTGATGACGTAGACGTTGCGCAGCACCGACACCCCGGGCGCCGCGAGCATCGCCAGCAGGATGACCACACCGGGGCGCAGGGCGGGCGGGCACATGATCTCGCCGGCGCGCCACTTGGTCGGGCCCTCGATCATCACCCGGTGGGGGTCCATCAGGTGCACCTTGGCCCCGAGGGTGGTGAGCTCGGTGAGGTAGATGGCGCGGTTCTCGTAGACCCAGTCGTGGATGAGCGTCGAGCCCTGGGCGCAGGCGGCGATGATCGCGAAGAAGGGCAGGTTGTCGATGTTGAGGCCGGGGAAGGGCAGCGGGTGGATCTTGTCCAGCGGAGCCTTGAGGGGCCCTGGCTTGGTGGTGAGGTCCACCAGCCGGGTGTGGCCGTTCGCGCTGGTGTACTCCTCGCTGAGGTGGCACTCGAACCCCATGGTGTCCAGCACGGCCAGCTCGATCTCCATGAACTCGATGGGGACGCGCCGGACCGTGATCTCGCTGCCGGTGACCACCGCGGCCGCGAGAAGGCTCATGGCCTCGATCGGGTCCTCGGAGGGGGAGTACTCGATGTCCTGGTCGATGTGCTCGACGCCGGTGACGGTGAGGGTGGTGGTGCCGAGGCCCTCGATCTGCACGCCGAGCTGCTGAAGGAAGACGCACAGGTCCTGGACCATGTAGTTGGACGAGGCGTTGCGGATGACCGTCGTCCCGGGGTGGCGGGCGGCGGCCAGCAGGACGTTCTCGGTGACGGTGTCCCCGCGCTCGGTGAGCACGATGGGGCGCGTCGGGCGCTTCGCCGGGTCGACCGACACGTGGTAGGACCCGGTGGTGGCCGTGACGTCCAGCCCGAAGTGCCGCAGCGCGATGAGGTGCGGCTCCACGGTGCGCGTGCCGAGGTCGCAGCCACCCGCGTAGGGGAGCTCGAAGAAGCCGAACTCGTGCATGAGCGGGCCGAGGAACATGATGATCGTGCGGGTGCGGCGGGCGGCCGTCTCGTCCATCGAGCCCAGGTCGATGGTCTCCGGCGGGGTGATCTCCAGGTCGGAGGAGTCGGGGAGCCAACGGATCTTGAAGCCGATGCTGGTCAGCACCTCGGTGATGCGGTTGACCTCCTCGATCCGGGCGAGGTTGCGCAGCGTGGTCCTTCCCTTGTTGAGCAGGGAGGCGCACAGCAGCGCCACGGCGGCGTTCTTGGAGGTGCGGACGTCGATCTCGCCGGACAGCTTCACGCCACCGGTGATCCGGAGGTTCTGCGGGACGCCGGAGGAGACCTGGACGATCTCGGAGTCCAGCTTCTCCCCGATCCGGGCGATCATCTCCAGCGAGAGGTTCTGCTTGCCCTGCTCGATGCGGGCCACGGCGCTCTGGCTGGTGCCGAGGAGCTCGGCCAGCTCGGCCTGGGTGAGGTCCTTGTGACGCCGGGCGTCACGGATCAGTCCGCCGATGCGGGACAGGTAGCTCTCGGTCATGGACGCCCACTCTAGATCACATATATGAGATACGGACGAGTGATGTCAGCCGGGCGGGTCGAGGCTGGCGACGAGCAGGGGGACCACCAGCTCTCGCTGCCAGGCCCGGGCCCCGAGCTCGGCGCAGGCCGCGTCGACACCGGCCACCGACCGGTCCTGCGGGGGCCGCCACAGGACCCGGCGGACGGTGTCGGGGCTCATGAGGTTCTCGACCGGGACGTCCACGCGTGCGGACAGCCCGGCCAGCGCCTCGCGCACCTGGACCAGGCGTTCGGCAGCCTCCGGGTCGCGGTCGGCCCAGGCCCGCGGCGGCGGCGGGGCGTCCCGGCGGGCGGGGGCGGGGAGCTCGTCCTCCGGGAGCTCGACGGCCGTCCTGATCGCGGTCAGCCAGGTGCGCTGGTGGCGCAGGAGCCCCTGCTCGGCGCGCCGCTGCCGGCTGCGGGACCGCTCGGGCCGGGCCGACGGCAGGGCGGAGGCCTGCCGGGGGAGCCGGTGCGCCAGGTCGACCAGGGTCGCGTCGGGCAGGACCCGCACGGTCGAGACGTCCCGCTCCCGGGCGATGGCGTCGCGCGCGAGCCACAGCTCCCGCAGCGCCGCCAGCTGACGGGCCGACCGCAGTCGGTGCAGGCCGGAGGTGCGGCGCCACGCATCCGGGTCGTCCGGCCCGGGCGGGCCGGTGAACGTGGTCAGGGCCTCGAACTCCTGACGGGCCCACTCGGCCTTGCCCTGCTCGAGCAGGTCACGCTCCATGCGGTCCCGCAGGGCAACGAGGAGCTCGACGTCGAGGGCGGCGTAGAGCAGCCACGGCTCGGGCAGCGGCCGGGTGGACCAGTCGACGGCCGAGTGCTCCTTGGCCAGCGTGATCCCGAGGTAGTACTCGAGCACCGCAGACAGGCCGACCCGGGGCAGGCCGGCGAGCCGGGCGCCGAGCTCGGTGTCGAAGAGCCGCCGGGGGCGCATCCCGACGTCGGCCAGGCAGGGGATGTCCTGGGTGGCGGCGTGCAGGACCCACTCGGCGTCCGCGAGCGCCGCGTCCAGGTCGGTGAGGTCGTCGAACGGGATCGGGTCGACCAGCCAGGTGCCGGAGCCCGCACGGCGCAGTTGGATGAGGTAGGCGCGCTGGCCGTAGCGGTAGCCCGAGGCCCGCTCGGCGTCGACGGCCACGGGTCCGGTGCCGGCGGCGAGGGCCGCGACGCAGGCCGCGAGCCCCTCCGGGGTGTCGACGACGTCGGGCACCCCGTCCGCGGGGGCGGTGAGGCGTTCGTAGTCGTTGATCGGGTCGTCGTCGGGGTGGTCCTCCGACCCCTCCGGCGCCGGCTCCGACGTCACGCTCACCACCGGACGCCGGTCAGCGCGACGACACCCTCCGGCAGCGGGGGCAGGCCGGCGAGGGTGCAGAGCAGGTCGCCCCAGGCGCCGAGGTTGAGCGCGAGCTCGTGCGGCTCGGACCCCTGCGTGAGGACGGGGGTCCACGAGGCCCGGATCTCCAGCTCCACCGACGGCTCCCGCTCGGACAGGGCGCCGAAGCTCTCCGAGGTGACGCAGGTGACGGTCCCCGCCGGGGCGGCATACCCCAGCCCGGCGCCCTCGAGCGCGTCCGTGAGCCAGGACCAGCCGGCCTGACCCGCGAGCGGGTCGTGCCCAACCTCGGGCTCCATGAGCGCCTTGGCGTAGGTCACCGCGCGCCACGTGCCCTCCCAGGGCTCGGGGCCGGACGGGTCGTGCAGCAGGACGAAGCGGCCGGTCGCGATGGCGTCGTCGTCCTCGGAGAGGTGCGACGGCACGACCTCCCCGGAGAGCGCCACGGCGTGCGGGGCCAGCCTGGTGGGGGCGGGCACCTCCTCGAGGACCAGCTCGGGCCGGACCAGGGCACCGCGCAGCCCCTCGATCGCACGGGCGAAGAGCGTCGCCTCGGGCGCCGTGGACCCGCCCGCCGGCCGCTGCCGGGAACGAGTCTCACTGATTCGGCTCACCACGCCTCCCACAGTAGGGCCCCCGTCGCGCCTTCTGCAGCAGCGCAACGCCGACCGGACGCGGTCACTCCTCGCGCAGGAGCGACCACGCCTCGTCGTCCCACCAGGTCCCGTCCGGGGCGAGCACGGCCGAGCGCTCGGTGCCCTCGTGGGTGAAGCCGAGCCGGGCGAGCAGGCGGGAGGACGCCACGGCCGGGGCGAAGACGCGGGTGGTGATCCGGCGCAGCCGGCCAGGGCCCAGCGCCAGCCCGACCATCGCCCGCACCGCCTCCGTCGCCAGCCCGCGGCCCTGCACCTCGGGGTGCACCGCATACCCGAGCCATCCCTCCACCTCCCGCGTCCGGGCCGGGGCCACGGCCGAGCACGGCCGCACCGTGAGACGCACGTCGCCGACGAGCCGACCCTCCACCTCCACGCCCCCGGCCACCACCCTCGCCTCCGTGAGCCATCCGCTCACGAGCGCCGCGGCACCGGGGAGGTCCAGCGGGGGATGCCCCAGGTATGCGGCCACCTCCGGGTGCCGCCGGTACGCGTGCACCGCGGCCACGTCCGACGTGCCCACCGCGCGCAGCAGCAGGCGCCCGGCCCGAACGGGGAGGGCGGCGCGCACCCGGTCGGCGGCGGCTGCCGCGTCGTCGTCGCTCACCCGGCCAGTCTTCCAGCGCGCCCGTGCGTGGGACACTCGCCCCGTGACCTCCCCGACCGTGCCCAGCCCGTCCAGCCCGTCCAGCCCGTCCGACAGCGTCCTGGTCCGTGCCGCCCGGCAGCAACCGGTGCCCCACACCCCCGTCTGGTTCATGCGCCAGGCCGGAAGGTCGCTGCCCGAGTACCGCGCCCTCCGCGCCGACGTGGGGATGCTGGAGTCGTGTCGCACCCCTGAGCTGGTCACCGAGATCACCCTGCAGCCGGTCCGCCGCCACGGGGTGGACGCGGCCATCTTCTTCAGCGACATCGTCGTGCCCCTCATGGCCGTCGGTCTCGACCTCGACATCGTCGCCGGCGTCGGGCCGGTGATCGCCGAGCCGGTGCGCACCCGCGCCGACCTGGACCGGCTGCCCGAGCTCACGGCGGACGCCATACCCGACATCACCGAGTCCGTGCGACGGCTCGTGGCCGCGCTCGGGCCGACCCCGCTCATCGGCTTCGCCGGCGCCCCGTTCACCCTCGCCTCCTACCTGGTGGAGGGCGGGCCGAGCAAGAACCACGAGCGCACCAAGGCGCTCATGCACGGCGACCCGGAGCTCTGGTCCGACCTGTGCGCACGGCTCGCGCAGATCTCCGCCACCTTCCTGCGTGTGCAGGTCGAGGCCGGCGCCGGCGCCGTGCAGCTCTTCGACAGCTGGGCCGGGCACCTCTCGCGCGCCGACTACCTGCGGCACGTGGAGCCGCACAGCCGTGCGGTCCTGTCCGAGGTGGCCGGGCTGGGGGTGCCGCGGATCCACTTCGGCGTGGGGACGGGCGAGCTCCTGGCGCCGATGGCGGACGCGGGTGCGGAGGTCATCGGCGTGGACTACCGGGTCAGCCTCACCGACGCGGTCGAGCGCACGGGGGGGCGGTACGCCGTGCAGGGCAACCTCGACCCGGCCCTGCTGTTCGCGCCGTGGGAGGCGCTGGAACGGCGCGTGCGCGAGATCGTGGAGGAGGGCCGGTCCGCCCCGGGGCACATCTTCAACCTGGGTCACGGCGTGCTGCCGGCCACCGACCCCGAGGTGCTGACGCGGGTGGTCTCGCTGGTGCACGAGGTCTCCGCGCGGCCGGAGTGACGGGGCCCGCGTCCGACGCGGGTGACGGCGCGGCCGGTCAGCGGTCGCGCAGGTAGCCGTCCGGGGTGACGGGGAGGGCGCGCTTGTGGGCGGTGCGGCGGTACCAGCCCAGGATGGTCGCCTCGTCCTCGGGGGTGACCTGCCGGCCCTCGAGGTAGTCGTCGACGGCCTCGTAGCGGACGCCGAGCGCCTCCTCGTCGGCCCGCAACGGCTTGTCGCTCTCCAGGTCGGCCGTGGGCACCTTGGCCACGAGCTCGGGCGGGGCGCCGAGGTGCCGGCAGATCTCCCGGACCCGCCGCTTGGGAAGGCCGAAGAGGGGGGTGAGGTCGGCCGCGCCGTCGCCGAACTTGGTGAAGAAGCCGACGACCGCCTCGGCCGCCTGGTCGGTGCCGATCACGGCCAGGCTCCGCGTCCCGGCCACGGCGAACTGCGCCACCATCCGGTGCCGGGCCTTGACGTTGCCCTGGTGGTAGTCGTCGACCTCGTCGCTGACGTGCAGACCGGCGGCGAGGAGGGCCTGCCACTGCGCGTCCACCCCTGGCCGGATGTCCACGGTCAGCACCTCGTCGGCGCCGATGAAGTCGACCGCCCGCCGGGCGTCGTCCTCGTCGGCCTGCTCACCGTAGGGCAGTCGCATCGCGACGAAGGTGGCCTGCCCGCCGGAGGCCCGGACCCGCTCGCAGGCCAGCTGGGCGAGCCGCCCCCCGGTCGTCGAGTCCACGCCACCGCTGATCCCGAGGACGTAGCCCTTCAGGCCGGTGTCCCGCAGGTAGGTCGCGAGGAAGTTGATCCGTCGCTCGGCCTCGGCGGCGGCGTCGAAGGTGTCGGGGTCGACGACCTCAAGAGCGGTCCGGATCTCCTGCTGCAGCTGCGTGTCGGTCACCGTCCGAGCCTAGCGACGCGGCGGGGCGGACGGCGCGACGCCGCCTCCACCACAGCAGCGGCAGGACGAGGAGCGTCGCGAGCAGCAGGAAGGGCAGCACGGCGCCGAGCGCCGTGAGCAGCACGGTCACCGAGCCGGTGAAGGCCTCCCACCCCTGGCGGAGACCGGGGAGGAACCCGCGGGTGCTGGTCTGCGCGACCTCGGCGCCCTCCTCCGCCAGGTGGAGGGTGATGGTCGAGCGTGAGACGTCCTCCTCGAGGACCTTCATCCGTGCCTTCAGCGCGTCGAGGTCGGCCTCGCGGGCGGCCAGCTCCCGCTCCAGGTTCGCGATGTCCGAGACGCTGCCGGCCTCCGCGACCAGCTCACGGAGCCGCTGCGCGCCGGCCTCGAGGGTGGCCACGCGGGCCTCGACGTCGCGGTACTCCGCCTTGACGTCCTCGGCGCTGCTGCGGCTGCCGGTCACCTCGCCCAGCTCGCCCAGGCTGGTGACCACGGAGTCCAGGCCCTGGGAGGGGACGCGCAGCACGATCGAGGCGTAGCCGGGCCGCTCGTCGTCCCCCGGGACGACCTCCTCCGACTCGACCCACCCCCCGGCCCCGGTCGCGGTGGCCCGGGCCCGCGTGACCGCCTGCGAGACGTCACCCACCTGGACCTCCAGCTCCACCCGGCGCACCATCATCGGTCCCTCGCCGTCGGGAACGTCGGCAACGGTGCCGACGTCCGACCCCACGGCCGCCTGCTCCGCCGCCGCGTCCCCGGCCTCGCCCTCCGCCGCGTCCCCGCCGCTGTCGTCGCCCGAGCCCCGGTCCGCGGCCGGGGCCGCCAGGTCCGGGGCACCTCCGTCCAGGGCGTCGTCCGAGGTGCTCGCCGAGCACCCCGCCAGCACCAGCACCAGGCCCAGCAGCACGGCGATCAGTCGTCCGGTCATGACTCCTCCTCGGGTCTGCCCCTGCGACGGGGCCGGGCGGCGGACGGTTCCTCCCCCCCAGGTCACGATCGTGTCACGGGACGCTGGTGGCGGGGCCGGCTCGCGCGGATGAGAAGGTGGTCGGTATGCCGCCCCGCCCGACCACCTACCTCGTCGTCGGGGGAGGCATCAGCGGGCTGGCGGCGGCCGAGGAGATCACCCGCCGGGACCCGGCCGCGCGGGTCACCCTCCTCGAAGTCGCCGACCGGGTCGGGGGCAAGCTGCGGGGCGAGCCCGTCGCCGGCCGGACCCTCGACGTGGGGGCGGAGGCCTTCCTCATGCGACGCCCGGAGGCGAGCGACCTGGTGGGTCGGGCCGGGCTGGCCGGTGACCTCGTCCACCCCAGCGGCGCACCGGCGCAGGTGTGGAGCCGGGGCACCGTCCACCCGCTGCCTCGCCGCACGCTCATGGGCGTGCCCGCCGATCCGGGGTCCCTGCGCGGCCTGCTGACGCCGGCGGAGGTCGACCGCGTCCGCGCCGAGCTGACGCCCCGCCTGGAGGCGGAGGACTGCGACGTCGCCTCCCTCGTCTCCGACCGGCTGGGAGCGGCGGTGACCGAGCGGCTCGTGGAGCCGCTCCTCGGCGGTGTCTACGCCGGTCACGCGCGACTCCTGTCCGCCCGAGCGGCGCTGCCCAGCTGTTCGAGGTGGCGCGCAGCGGGGGCTCGCTGCTGGCGGCCGTCGACGCCCTGCTCCCCGCGCCCCACGACGGCACGCAGACCCGTTCGGCCGCCCCGGTCTTCGGGACCGTGCGCGGCGGCCTGCACCGCCTCCCGGCCGCCCTGGAGCAGGTCCTGCGCGACCGCGGCGTCACCGTCCTCACCTCGACCGTGGTCCGCGAGCTGCACGCGCTGGACGAGGGAGGCTACGAGGTGGTGACCGGCCCGCGGCCCCGACCCACGGCATACCGGGCCGACGCGGTGGTGCTGGCCCTGCCGCCCGCGCCGACCGCCCGGCTCATGCGCGACCTCGCTCCGGAGGCCGCCCGGGCGCTGGCCGGGGTGGAGACCGCCTCGATGGCGGTCGTCACGCTCGCCCTGCCCACCCGGGAGCTGGGGGAGCTTCCCGGCTCCGGCTTCCTCGTGCCGCCCGTGGACCGCGCCTTCGTGAAGGCCGCGACGTTCAGCGCGACCAAGTGGGAGTGGGTGCGCGAGGCCGGACGGGGGGCCGGTCCCGCGGGGGAGGACCTGACCTTCCTGCGCGCCTCGGTCGGGCGCCACCGGGAGGAGGCCACGCTGCAGCGGCCCGACGAGGAGCTGGTGCGCGGCGCGCTGACCGACGTCGGTCGGGCCCTGGGCCGCGTGCTCCCCGTCCCCGTCGACGCGCACGTCCAGCGGTGGGGTGGGGGGCTGCCGCAGTATGCGGTGGGCCACCACCACCGCGTCGCCGAGGTCCGCGCCGCTGTCGCGAGCCTGCCGGGCCTGGCCGTCTGCGGCGCCACCTACGACGGGGTGGGGATCCCCGCCTGCATCGCCTCGGCCCGCGCGGCCGCCACCCAGGTCACCGAAGGAGAATGAGGACCATGAGCGACTACACCGAGCCCACCGCGGAGCAGGTCGAGCAGATCAACACGCAGATCCGCTACGCCGCCTACTCCGTCTTCCGCGCCGCCGCCCCCCTGCCCCAGGACCGCTCCGGGCTGGCCCGGCAGGTGCGCGAGCTCTTCGCCGAGCTGACCGAGCAGGGGCTGGTCGTCCGGGGGGTCTACGACGTCTCCGGGCTCCGCGCCGACGCCGACCTGCTCATCTGGTGGCATGCCGCCGACGTGGAGACCGTGCAGCGGGCCTACCAGAGGTTCCGGCAGACCCACCTGGGCCAGCACCTGGAGCCGGTGTGGAGCAACGTCGGGCTGCACCGTCCGGCCGAGTTCAACCGGGGCCACGTGCCGGCGTTCCTCTCCGGGCACGCCGCCAAGGCCTACCTGTGCGTCTACCCCTTCGTGCGCTCCTACGACTGGTACGTCCTCGACGACGCGGAGCGGCGTCGCATGCTCCGTGAGCACGGGGAGGCGGCCCGGGACTACAAGGACGTCCTGGCCAACACCATCTCCTCCTTCGCCCTGGGGGACTACGAGTGGCTGCTGGCCTTCGAGGCCGACGAGCTGCACCGCATCGTCGACCTCATGCGCGACCTGCGGGCCACCGACGCGCGGCTGCACGTGCGCGAGGAGGTCCCCTTCTTCACCGGCCCGCGGGTGGAGCTCGACGCCCTGGTGGCCAGCCTGCCCTGAGCAGGACGCGACCGGATCTCCCGGCGCGCCCCGCCCAGGAACCTCCCCGTCAGGCCTGGGAGTCCCCGGCGGGCTGCAGCGTCATGGCGATGGAGTTCATGCAGTAGCGCAGGTCGGTGGGGGTGTCGTACCCCTCGCCCTCGAAGACGTGCCCCAGGTGGGAGCCGCACGACCCGCAGCGCACCTCGGTGCGGGTGCGTCCCAGCGAGTCGTCCTGGAGGTACTGCACGCGGTCCTCGGCCAGCGGCGCGTAGAAGCTGGGCCAGCCGCAGTGGGAGTCGAACTTGGTCTCGCTGCGGAAGAGCTCCGCGCCGCAGGCCCGGCAGCTGTAGACGCCCTCGGTCCTGGTGTCGGTGTACTCGCCGACGAAGGGTCGCTCCGTGCCGGCCTCCCGGAGCACGTGGTACTCCTCCGGGGTGAGGCGGGCCTTCCACTCCTCCTCGGAGCGGGCTGCGGGGTAGGCGGAGGTGTCGGCCGCGGCGGCCGCACGGGCAGGGGTGTCGTGGTGGGACTGCATACCGAAGTGAACCACGCAGGGCCCGCAGACCTTCCCGTCCGGTGGCTAGATTGGCCCGTATGCCCGACGCCCTCACCCTCACCGCTCCCGGCCCCGACGGACAGGAGCGGTCGGTGCGCCTCAGCAGCCCCGACAAGGTGGTCTGGCCGGCCACCCACCGGGGCGGTGCGATCACCAAGGCGGGGCTGGCGGCCTACCTGGAGGCGGTGGCAGAGCCCATGCTCCGCGGGCTGGCCGACCGGCCCGTGACGCTCCAGCGGGTCCGGGGTGGGATCGAGGGGGAGGAGTTCTACTCGAAGAACCCGCCGAAGGGGGTTCCGGAGTGGTCCCGCACGACACCGGTGACCTACCCCAGCGGCCGCAGCCACGACCAGCTCGTCGTCGACGACCTCGCGACGCTGCTGTGGACGGCCCAGATGGGCACGGTGACGTGGCACCCCTGGCCGGTCCGCACGGGGGACAACGACCACCCCGACGAGGTGCGGATCGACCTGGACCCCCAGCCCGGCCGCGCCTACCGCGACGTGGTGGAAGCCGCACGGGGTCTGCGCGAGGTGATGGAGCAGGTGGGTCTCACCCCCTTCGTCAAGACCACCGGCAGCCGGGGCGTGCACGTCTTCGCCCCTGTCGTGCCCAGCCTGGAGTTCCTCGACGTGCGGCACGCCGTGATCGGGATCGCCCGCGAGCTGGAGCGGCGCCTGCCCGACCTCGTGACGACGGCGTGGTGGAAGGAGGAGAGGGGGGAGCGGGTCTTCGTGGACTTCAACCAGGCCACGCGGGACCGCACCCTGGCGGCGGCCTGGAGCCCGCGGATCCTGCCGGGAGCTCCGGTGTC contains:
- the ligD gene encoding non-homologous end-joining DNA ligase, producing the protein MPDALTLTAPGPDGQERSVRLSSPDKVVWPATHRGGAITKAGLAAYLEAVAEPMLRGLADRPVTLQRVRGGIEGEEFYSKNPPKGVPEWSRTTPVTYPSGRSHDQLVVDDLATLLWTAQMGTVTWHPWPVRTGDNDHPDEVRIDLDPQPGRAYRDVVEAARGLREVMEQVGLTPFVKTTGSRGVHVFAPVVPSLEFLDVRHAVIGIARELERRLPDLVTTAWWKEERGERVFVDFNQATRDRTLAAAWSPRILPGAPVSVPVTWEQLGEVTPADLTVHTVPDWLAEHGDPWRAMHDQPGDIGAAHALWEADLERGLGELNFPPDHPKMPGEPPRVQPSKKVAEHWDEEGNRVG